A single Mytilus trossulus isolate FHL-02 chromosome 12, PNRI_Mtr1.1.1.hap1, whole genome shotgun sequence DNA region contains:
- the LOC134693068 gene encoding methyltransferase-like protein 27 isoform X2 produces MDKESVYDTTVKQLLSHNLNTEEKTKLYTDWSSTYELNLKQFGYAANSKCSEVLCKYYPENRENIVILDVGAGTGLLAEELATKGFKTINGIDPSPGMLKEAEKKKLYRNVFCSYFTSKPLPFFKQDSFDLLAVVGSFGTGHIPYDAIIEMIRITKPGGVICISNRRSPFYESPDYVDKFFPLCDQLEQEGKWKKEEITTYKGFMENADGIIIVYRVN; encoded by the exons ATGGATAAAGAATCTGTTTATGATACAACAGTTAAACAACTACTAAGCCATAATTTAAATACTGAGGAAAAAACAAAGTTGTACACCGACTGGAGCTCTACATATGAACTG aatttaaaacaatttggttACGCTGCAAACAGTAAATGCAGTGAAGTTCTATGTAAATATTACCCTGAAAACAGAGAAAACATTGTTATACTGGATGTGGGAGCTGGTACTGGTTTACTAGCGGAAGAA TTGGCAACAAAAGGATTTAAAACCATCAATGGAATAGATCCATCTCCAGGAATGCTTAAAGAAGCTGAAAAGAAGAAGTTATATCGAAATGTATTTTGTAGTTACTTTACATCAAAACCTTTGCCATTTTTCaaacaag acAGTTTCGATTTGCTAGCAGTTGTTGGTTCATTTGGTACAGGACATATTCCGTATGACGCCATAATAGAAATGATAAGAATAACAAAACCAG GTGGTGTAATCTGCATATCGAATAGACGTTCACCTTTTTATGAATCACCAGACTACGTGGATAAGTTTTTCCCGTTATGTGATCAGCTGGAACAAGAAGGAAAATGGAAGAAGGAAGAGATTACCACGTATAAAGGATTTATGGAGAACGCAGATGGAATTATCATAGTGTATCGTGTGAACTAA
- the LOC134693068 gene encoding methyltransferase-like protein 27 isoform X1: MIVSNISMDKESVYDTTVKQLLSHNLNTEEKTKLYTDWSSTYELNLKQFGYAANSKCSEVLCKYYPENRENIVILDVGAGTGLLAEELATKGFKTINGIDPSPGMLKEAEKKKLYRNVFCSYFTSKPLPFFKQDSFDLLAVVGSFGTGHIPYDAIIEMIRITKPGGVICISNRRSPFYESPDYVDKFFPLCDQLEQEGKWKKEEITTYKGFMENADGIIIVYRVN; encoded by the exons ATGATAG ttTCAAACATAAGCATGGATAAAGAATCTGTTTATGATACAACAGTTAAACAACTACTAAGCCATAATTTAAATACTGAGGAAAAAACAAAGTTGTACACCGACTGGAGCTCTACATATGAACTG aatttaaaacaatttggttACGCTGCAAACAGTAAATGCAGTGAAGTTCTATGTAAATATTACCCTGAAAACAGAGAAAACATTGTTATACTGGATGTGGGAGCTGGTACTGGTTTACTAGCGGAAGAA TTGGCAACAAAAGGATTTAAAACCATCAATGGAATAGATCCATCTCCAGGAATGCTTAAAGAAGCTGAAAAGAAGAAGTTATATCGAAATGTATTTTGTAGTTACTTTACATCAAAACCTTTGCCATTTTTCaaacaag acAGTTTCGATTTGCTAGCAGTTGTTGGTTCATTTGGTACAGGACATATTCCGTATGACGCCATAATAGAAATGATAAGAATAACAAAACCAG GTGGTGTAATCTGCATATCGAATAGACGTTCACCTTTTTATGAATCACCAGACTACGTGGATAAGTTTTTCCCGTTATGTGATCAGCTGGAACAAGAAGGAAAATGGAAGAAGGAAGAGATTACCACGTATAAAGGATTTATGGAGAACGCAGATGGAATTATCATAGTGTATCGTGTGAACTAA